From a region of the Candidatus Limnocylindria bacterium genome:
- the fdhD gene encoding formate dehydrogenase accessory sulfurtransferase FdhD, which yields MARPQAPRIPISRWRGRAWEHVDDAVAAEEPLQLLLNGVPLSIVMRTPGHDIELALGLLSAEHVIGSLADVTGVRISAESGEREVRVPLTDDIVESNQIDIRVREGTGRRPERSFLATSACGVCGATTVESLAHDHAPLAQGPRVEAATLPPLAQQLRGGQRVFDATGGLHAAGLFTAAGELVTLREDIGRHNAVDKVAGRALLDGRLPLAMSVLAVSGRAGYEVVQKAVAAGIPILVAVGAPSSLAVATALRFGLTLVGFLRDDRFNVYSGQERLVGLQAPVA from the coding sequence ATGGCGCGTCCCCAGGCGCCCCGCATTCCGATCTCACGCTGGCGCGGCCGAGCGTGGGAGCACGTCGACGACGCGGTCGCGGCGGAGGAGCCGCTGCAGCTTCTTCTGAACGGCGTGCCTCTCAGCATCGTGATGCGCACGCCGGGGCACGACATCGAGCTCGCGCTCGGTCTCCTCTCGGCCGAGCACGTCATCGGCTCGCTCGCGGACGTGACCGGTGTGCGCATCAGCGCGGAATCCGGCGAGCGCGAGGTCCGCGTTCCGCTCACCGACGACATCGTCGAGTCGAACCAGATCGACATCCGCGTTCGTGAGGGCACGGGACGGCGGCCCGAGCGCTCGTTCCTCGCGACCTCAGCGTGCGGCGTCTGTGGCGCCACGACGGTCGAGTCGCTCGCGCACGATCACGCGCCGCTCGCTCAGGGTCCGCGCGTCGAAGCCGCGACGCTGCCGCCGCTGGCGCAACAGCTGCGGGGCGGGCAGCGCGTTTTCGATGCGACCGGCGGCCTTCACGCCGCCGGGCTCTTCACGGCCGCCGGCGAGCTCGTGACGCTGCGTGAGGACATCGGCCGGCACAATGCGGTGGACAAGGTCGCGGGACGCGCGCTGCTCGACGGCCGGTTGCCTCTCGCGATGTCGGTCCTCGCGGTGAGCGGCCGCGCGGGTTACGAGGTCGTGCAGAAGGCGGTCGCCGCGGGGATCCCGATCCTCGTCGCCGTCGGCGCGCCGTCCAGCCTCGCAGTCGCGACCGCGCTGCGCTTCGGGCTCACGCTCGTCGGGTTCCTGCGCGACGACCGCTTCAACGTCTATTCGGGGCAGGAGCGCCTCGTCGGTCTTCAAGCGCCTGTGGCATAA
- a CDS encoding N-acyl homoserine lactonase family protein: MIELMLFRTGAVEIARSAFQPWTLGAARDERVVAPVWSALLRTNEGNVVFDTGLHPVHVERPDATFGPQSGLKVMMASEDAIVARLAALGVTPDDVAIVVNSHLHFDHAGNNGAFPHATFVVQAEHLAFAKGKPNFPGVYWDIAELRYLPVTGRTRVATGVEVVPTPGHAPGHQSLVVDLAQTGRVVLTGDAAFTRENIERGEIPAIDQVAAKESLALIRSLAGDDLTRVFTSHDADNWATWRHAPAVYR; this comes from the coding sequence ATGATCGAGCTCATGCTCTTCCGCACCGGCGCGGTCGAGATCGCGCGCTCGGCGTTCCAGCCGTGGACCCTGGGTGCCGCGCGTGATGAGCGCGTCGTCGCGCCGGTATGGTCGGCCCTGCTGCGGACGAACGAGGGCAACGTCGTGTTCGACACCGGCCTTCATCCCGTTCACGTCGAACGTCCCGACGCCACGTTCGGTCCGCAGAGCGGGCTCAAGGTGATGATGGCGTCGGAGGACGCGATCGTCGCTCGTCTGGCGGCGCTCGGCGTGACGCCGGACGACGTCGCGATCGTCGTGAACAGCCATCTCCATTTCGACCACGCCGGCAACAACGGCGCGTTCCCGCACGCGACGTTCGTCGTGCAGGCCGAGCACCTCGCCTTCGCCAAGGGGAAGCCGAACTTCCCCGGCGTGTACTGGGACATCGCGGAGCTGCGCTACCTCCCGGTGACCGGTCGCACGCGCGTCGCGACCGGTGTCGAGGTCGTGCCGACTCCCGGTCATGCACCCGGGCACCAATCATTGGTCGTCGATCTCGCGCAGACCGGACGCGTCGTCCTCACCGGCGATGCCGCGTTCACGCGTGAGAACATCGAGCGCGGCGAGATTCCCGCCATAGATCAGGTCGCCGCGAAGGAGTCTCTCGCGCTGATCCGCTCGCTCGCCGGCGACGACCTCACGCGCGTGTTCACCAGCCACGACGCGGACAACTGGGCGACGTGGCGTCACGCGCCCGCCGTCTACCGCTGA
- the meaB gene encoding methylmalonyl Co-A mutase-associated GTPase MeaB codes for MTNRRGASPPEDPPRAASDLLERARAGDKRSTARLLSVVENDEPGAAEALRTLYPLTGHAEIVGITGPPGGGKSTLVNRLAGAYRATTDRVAVVAVDPSSPFTGGAILGDRIRMRERFLDEGLFIRSMASRGHSGGLARATSRIVNVLDALGYGVVLVETVGVGQEEVEVVRVADTVCLVTVPGLGDDIQAIKAGVLEIADVLVVNKADRPGADETVRDLAQMLTLGAPRTAWKAPIVRTVAATGEGTDQLVAAIAKHRAWVAESGERDERRRASARAEVEELLRDSLVRRLRDRLGEDRVENAIARVAKRAIDPYAAVDELLRE; via the coding sequence GTGACCAACCGCCGGGGGGCCTCGCCCCCCGAAGACCCCCCGCGCGCCGCGTCCGACCTGCTGGAGCGCGCTCGGGCCGGCGACAAACGTTCGACGGCGCGTCTGCTCTCCGTCGTCGAGAACGACGAGCCGGGTGCCGCGGAGGCGCTGCGCACGCTCTATCCATTGACCGGTCACGCGGAGATCGTCGGCATCACCGGCCCGCCCGGCGGTGGCAAGAGCACGCTCGTCAACCGGCTCGCGGGCGCGTACCGCGCGACGACCGACCGCGTCGCGGTCGTCGCCGTCGATCCGTCGTCGCCGTTCACCGGTGGAGCGATCCTCGGCGACCGCATCCGCATGCGCGAGCGATTCCTCGACGAGGGCCTGTTCATCCGCAGCATGGCGAGCCGCGGCCACTCCGGCGGTCTCGCGCGCGCCACCTCGCGCATCGTCAACGTGCTCGATGCGCTCGGGTACGGCGTGGTGCTGGTCGAGACGGTCGGCGTCGGGCAGGAAGAGGTCGAGGTCGTTCGCGTCGCCGACACGGTCTGCCTCGTCACCGTGCCGGGGCTCGGGGATGACATCCAGGCCATCAAAGCCGGCGTGCTTGAGATCGCCGACGTGCTCGTGGTGAACAAGGCCGATCGTCCCGGCGCCGACGAGACCGTGCGCGATCTCGCGCAGATGCTGACGCTGGGCGCGCCGCGCACGGCGTGGAAGGCGCCGATCGTCCGCACGGTCGCCGCGACGGGCGAGGGCACCGATCAGCTCGTCGCCGCGATCGCGAAACATCGAGCGTGGGTCGCCGAGAGCGGCGAGCGCGACGAGCGGCGGCGGGCATCGGCACGCGCGGAGGTCGAGGAGCTGCTGCGTGATTCGCTGGTGCGGCGCCTCCGTGACCGTCTCGGTGAGGACCGCGTAGAGAACGCCATCGCGCGCGTGGCCAAGCGTGCGATCGATCCCTACGCCGCGGTGGACGAGCTGCTGCGCGAATGA
- a CDS encoding acyl-CoA dehydrogenase family protein, producing the protein MRFDYRDDQIAVRGAVRDFARERIVPNAEKWSESGEFPLELLPELARLGLTGLAVPADLGGAGLDTVTIAMVMEEMGAADGSIALTLAAHNSLCIGHLLVGASEEQKRRWLPPLARGEYLGAWALTEPSSGSDAIAVQSRVVRKGDGYVINGTKQFITNGGVAGFAVVIAGAGERKLSAFGVMRGTPGFRAGKREKKMGLHASDTSQLVLVDCRVPEGDRIGADGLAFEDVKKVLDKGRIGIGALALGLGRAALETAIAYAKERKQFGRPIAEFEMTQWKIVRARTQLDAGRLLVHRAAALADCGKPFTVAASKAKLYATEAASRAANDALQILGGYGYLRDYPVERIVRDARLMEIGEGTSEVQRIVIAKDLARQAS; encoded by the coding sequence GTGCGGTTCGACTACCGCGACGATCAGATCGCGGTCCGGGGCGCCGTGCGCGACTTCGCGCGCGAACGCATCGTGCCGAACGCCGAGAAGTGGAGCGAGTCCGGCGAGTTCCCGCTCGAGCTGCTGCCCGAGCTCGCGCGGCTCGGTCTCACAGGGCTCGCCGTCCCCGCGGACCTCGGTGGCGCCGGGCTCGACACGGTCACGATCGCGATGGTCATGGAGGAGATGGGCGCGGCGGATGGATCCATCGCGCTGACCCTCGCCGCGCACAACAGCCTCTGCATCGGACATCTTCTCGTCGGTGCGAGCGAGGAGCAGAAGCGCCGCTGGCTTCCGCCGCTCGCGCGCGGTGAGTATCTCGGCGCGTGGGCGCTCACCGAGCCATCGTCCGGCTCCGATGCGATCGCGGTGCAGAGCCGCGTCGTTCGGAAGGGTGACGGCTATGTCATCAATGGGACGAAGCAGTTCATCACGAACGGTGGGGTCGCCGGCTTCGCGGTCGTGATCGCCGGCGCGGGCGAGCGCAAGCTGTCGGCGTTCGGTGTCATGCGCGGGACGCCCGGCTTCCGCGCCGGCAAGCGTGAGAAGAAGATGGGCCTTCACGCCTCGGACACCTCGCAGCTCGTGCTCGTGGACTGCCGCGTCCCGGAGGGCGATCGCATCGGCGCCGACGGTCTGGCGTTCGAGGACGTGAAGAAGGTGCTCGACAAGGGTCGCATCGGCATCGGAGCGCTCGCGCTCGGGCTCGGGCGCGCCGCGCTCGAGACCGCGATCGCCTACGCGAAGGAGCGCAAGCAGTTCGGCCGGCCGATCGCCGAATTCGAGATGACGCAGTGGAAGATCGTGCGCGCGCGGACGCAGCTCGACGCCGGGCGTCTCCTGGTCCACCGCGCCGCGGCGCTCGCCGACTGCGGCAAGCCGTTCACCGTCGCTGCGTCGAAGGCGAAGCTCTACGCGACCGAAGCAGCGAGCCGCGCCGCAAATGACGCCCTCCAGATCCTGGGCGGCTACGGCTACCTGCGCGACTATCCGGTCGAGCGCATCGTGCGCGACGCGCGCCTCATGGAGATCGGCGAGGGGACCAGCGAGGTACAGCGCATCGTCATCGCGAAGGACCTGGCGCGACAGGCCTCGTGA
- a CDS encoding cobalamin B12-binding domain-containing protein, translating to MKRPIRVVVAKAGLDGHDRGAKVVARALRDAGMEVIYTGVHQTPEQVVETALQEDADVIGLSLLSGAHNYLFPRIAELMREKGMDDVLLFGGGIIPEDDVPGLQKHGVGRIFPPGASLDEIAKYVRETVSAKHNSVRSL from the coding sequence CTGAAGCGCCCGATCCGCGTCGTCGTCGCAAAGGCCGGGCTCGACGGCCATGACCGCGGCGCGAAGGTCGTGGCACGCGCCCTGCGCGACGCTGGGATGGAGGTGATCTACACGGGGGTGCATCAGACGCCCGAGCAGGTCGTCGAGACCGCGCTCCAGGAGGACGCCGACGTCATCGGGCTATCGCTCCTCTCCGGCGCGCACAACTATCTCTTCCCGCGCATCGCGGAGCTCATGCGCGAGAAGGGCATGGACGATGTGCTGCTCTTCGGCGGCGGGATCATCCCCGAGGACGACGTGCCCGGTCTGCAGAAGCACGGGGTGGGACGCATCTTCCCGCCGGGCGCGTCGCTCGACGAGATCGCGAAGTACGTCCGAGAAACGGTAAGCGCGAAACACAACAGCGTGAGAAGTCTTTAG
- a CDS encoding maleylpyruvate isomerase N-terminal domain-containing protein: MSITTPVTSKRDLLAQIDHGYVASRAVIDALPPERFDERLPSGWTLKEVVAHNAAWEGTVPSRIERVLDGDGVDPKWEGSVDDFNRRAAADVKDMSVADVLARWTAAHAKVVEIVHSFDGRDVPKLATDIVEWNTLGHYPDHFADLGAAIKTAKDLAMAVNMGWVNFRLALMSLGAGGLDAPTSTGWTYKALAQHVAGWEELTVKRLAGLRETGERQSSGVETDEFNAEMAERAGERSVADVLADLDAAHTKLVAEIEKLTPEQIHANDDWAIAVIAGNSYGHYAEHHTELFAAVPTRPAQLLERMREGWRPFRRALSRVGLRPLSDKTKAGWTGKALMSHLAFWLETLEEVLPERLAGRRGPIRNVQAENDREAAAADTRSAHEVVKRFDDAYKKVVDIVSALPPDEDVHFMAVRLIAGESYGHFSEHLPEIEGWVPASQDLTLLRLDEGWAAFRTAVRDRGRAGLMAATPSGWSFRDMCAHVANWMQVATNEVEAGTFGRWSAQTIQAENERAVEAHRLVGPEAMLDELDTSLRRLREAVVASADRSPDLKVADVIGFYTYLHWEEHLSEDLGVTI, encoded by the coding sequence GTGTCTATCACGACCCCGGTTACTTCTAAGAGGGACCTGCTCGCGCAGATCGACCATGGCTACGTCGCCTCGCGGGCGGTGATCGACGCGTTGCCGCCGGAGCGATTCGATGAGCGGCTGCCATCCGGCTGGACGCTTAAAGAGGTCGTCGCCCACAACGCGGCATGGGAGGGGACGGTCCCGTCGCGGATCGAGCGCGTGCTCGACGGTGACGGCGTCGACCCGAAGTGGGAAGGCAGTGTCGATGATTTCAACCGCCGGGCTGCCGCCGACGTGAAGGACATGAGCGTGGCGGATGTGCTCGCACGCTGGACGGCCGCTCACGCGAAGGTCGTGGAGATCGTTCACTCCTTCGACGGTCGCGACGTCCCGAAGCTCGCGACCGACATCGTCGAGTGGAACACCCTCGGCCACTACCCCGATCACTTCGCCGACCTCGGAGCCGCGATCAAGACCGCGAAAGACCTGGCGATGGCGGTGAACATGGGCTGGGTCAACTTCCGGCTGGCGCTCATGTCGCTCGGTGCCGGCGGCCTCGACGCGCCCACATCGACCGGGTGGACGTACAAAGCACTGGCGCAGCACGTCGCCGGTTGGGAGGAGCTCACGGTCAAGCGCCTGGCGGGCCTTCGCGAGACCGGTGAGCGCCAGTCGAGCGGCGTCGAGACAGACGAGTTCAATGCCGAGATGGCCGAGCGTGCCGGCGAACGATCGGTAGCCGACGTGCTCGCGGATCTCGATGCCGCGCACACGAAACTGGTCGCTGAGATCGAGAAGCTCACGCCCGAGCAGATCCACGCGAATGACGATTGGGCCATCGCGGTCATCGCCGGCAACAGCTACGGGCACTACGCGGAGCATCACACCGAGCTCTTTGCCGCGGTGCCGACGCGTCCGGCCCAGCTGCTCGAGCGGATGCGCGAGGGCTGGCGTCCCTTCCGCCGCGCGCTGTCGCGCGTCGGCCTACGCCCGCTGAGCGACAAGACAAAGGCTGGGTGGACAGGCAAGGCGCTCATGTCGCATCTCGCGTTCTGGCTCGAGACGCTCGAGGAGGTACTGCCCGAGCGACTCGCTGGTCGTCGCGGGCCGATCCGGAACGTACAGGCGGAGAACGATCGCGAGGCGGCGGCGGCCGACACGCGCTCCGCCCACGAGGTCGTGAAGCGCTTCGACGACGCCTATAAGAAGGTCGTCGACATCGTGTCCGCGCTCCCGCCTGACGAGGATGTCCATTTCATGGCCGTCCGCCTCATCGCCGGCGAGAGCTACGGCCACTTCTCGGAGCACCTGCCCGAGATCGAAGGCTGGGTCCCCGCGTCGCAAGACTTGACGCTTCTCCGCCTCGACGAGGGCTGGGCCGCGTTCCGTACGGCAGTCCGCGATCGTGGTCGCGCGGGTCTCATGGCTGCGACGCCGTCCGGCTGGTCGTTCCGCGACATGTGCGCCCATGTCGCGAACTGGATGCAGGTGGCGACGAACGAGGTCGAGGCTGGCACGTTCGGCAGGTGGAGCGCGCAAACGATCCAGGCGGAGAACGAGCGCGCGGTGGAGGCGCATCGGCTGGTCGGTCCCGAGGCGATGCTCGACGAGCTCGACACTTCACTCCGCCGGCTGCGTGAGGCCGTCGTGGCCAGCGCCGATCGCTCACCAGATCTCAAGGTCGCCGATGTCATCGGCTTCTACACGTACCTCCATTGGGAAGAGCATCTCAGCGAGGATCTCGGAGTCACGATCTGA
- a CDS encoding methylmalonyl-CoA mutase family protein → MYGPAVKKRAERKDHFTTLSEVPIEPLYTPDDLEGFDAATQLAAPGEFPYTRGIHPTMYRSRLWTMRQFAGFGSAEDTNERFHYLLAHGVTGLSTAFDMPTLMGRDSDDPLSRGEVGREGVAVDTIRDVEILFDKIPVDQVTTSMTINGPASIVWAMYLAAAEKRGYPLTALGGTIQNDCLKEYIAQREWIVPERPAMDLVIDTFRFGSRDVPKWNTISVSGYHIREAGSTAIQELAFTLIDGLEYVKWGVAAGLDVNDFVPRMSFFLDVHNDFFEEIAKFRAARRIWAREIERRYHPTNPRALQLRTHAQTAGVSLTAQQPYNNVVRVALQALAAVLGGTQSLHTNSLDETYALPTKEAVTLALRTQQVIAHESGVADTADPLAGSYYLEHLTNVMEEGFDKYLAEIEKMGGMVEAVERGYPQREITEASFRFQEEVDKGERTIVGINKYATGAEPSIPTLELDPDVERKQVERLLDTRKKRDAGRWREAMDRLRAAAKAREELMPAFLECARANASVGEQVQVLKEVFGVYHDPGYF, encoded by the coding sequence GTGTACGGCCCGGCGGTGAAGAAGCGCGCGGAGCGCAAGGACCACTTCACGACGCTCTCCGAGGTCCCGATCGAGCCCCTCTACACGCCGGACGACCTCGAGGGATTCGATGCGGCGACGCAGCTTGCTGCGCCGGGCGAGTTCCCGTACACGCGCGGCATCCACCCGACGATGTACCGCTCGCGCCTGTGGACAATGCGGCAGTTCGCGGGCTTCGGCTCGGCCGAGGACACCAACGAGCGCTTCCACTACCTGCTCGCGCACGGCGTGACCGGACTCTCCACCGCGTTCGACATGCCGACGCTGATGGGTCGCGATTCCGACGATCCGCTTTCGCGCGGCGAGGTCGGACGTGAGGGCGTCGCGGTCGACACGATCCGTGACGTGGAGATCCTGTTCGACAAGATCCCGGTCGACCAGGTCACGACGTCGATGACGATCAACGGCCCCGCCTCGATCGTGTGGGCGATGTATCTCGCGGCCGCGGAGAAGCGTGGCTATCCGCTCACCGCTCTGGGCGGCACGATCCAGAACGATTGCCTCAAGGAATACATCGCGCAGCGCGAGTGGATCGTGCCCGAGCGACCGGCGATGGACCTCGTCATCGACACATTCCGCTTCGGCTCGCGCGACGTGCCGAAATGGAACACCATCTCGGTGTCCGGCTACCACATCCGCGAGGCCGGCTCGACGGCGATACAGGAGCTCGCGTTCACGCTCATCGACGGCCTCGAGTACGTGAAGTGGGGCGTCGCCGCCGGGCTCGACGTGAACGACTTCGTGCCGCGGATGTCCTTCTTCCTGGACGTGCACAACGACTTCTTCGAGGAGATCGCGAAGTTCCGCGCGGCGCGGCGCATCTGGGCCCGCGAGATCGAGCGCCGTTACCACCCGACGAACCCGCGGGCGCTGCAGCTGCGGACGCACGCGCAGACCGCGGGCGTGTCGCTGACCGCGCAGCAGCCGTACAACAACGTCGTCCGCGTCGCGCTGCAGGCGCTCGCGGCGGTCCTTGGCGGCACGCAGTCGCTCCACACGAACTCGCTCGACGAGACGTACGCGCTCCCGACGAAGGAGGCGGTGACGCTCGCGCTGCGAACGCAGCAGGTCATCGCGCACGAGTCGGGTGTCGCCGACACCGCCGACCCGCTCGCCGGTTCTTACTACCTGGAGCACCTCACGAACGTCATGGAAGAGGGTTTCGACAAATACCTCGCCGAGATCGAGAAGATGGGCGGCATGGTCGAGGCGGTCGAGCGCGGCTACCCGCAGCGCGAGATCACCGAGGCGTCGTTCCGCTTCCAGGAAGAGGTCGACAAGGGCGAGCGGACGATCGTCGGCATCAACAAGTACGCGACCGGGGCCGAGCCTTCGATCCCCACGCTCGAGCTCGATCCCGACGTCGAGCGGAAGCAGGTCGAGCGTCTGCTGGACACGCGCAAGAAGCGCGACGCCGGCCGGTGGCGCGAGGCGATGGACCGGCTGCGCGCCGCGGCCAAGGCCCGCGAGGAGCTCATGCCCGCGTTCCTCGAATGCGCTCGCGCGAACGCCAGCGTTGGCGAGCAGGTACAGGTGCTCAAGGAGGTATTTGGTGTCTATCACGACCCCGGTTACTTCTAA
- a CDS encoding acyl-CoA dehydrogenase family protein produces the protein MRPETGQTERELAAAVRDWASSALLAPRIAGAEQDGALPADVISDLGELGVLGMGVPEQNGGLGASTVVFALVLEELAAAWPSLAVGVSVNSGIVAGSIVRYGTPDQRARWLPRLIDGSGLGAFALTEATSGSDAASLRATARRDGDGWVLNGSKQFITNAKYAPLVITFARVGEAEEGRPHSGITAFIVPTDGPGVSLGPSELKMGLLASDTSALVLEDARVGSDAVLGEIGRGFGIALAGLDGGRIGIAAQSIGIARAVIDRAIAYGRERRQFGTPLVEFEAIRFSLARARTDLDAARMLALRAAWLRDRGCAFTREASMAKLYASEAAQRITYQALQVFGGYGYMREYEVERYARDARATTIYEGTSEVQRMVIARSLVAA, from the coding sequence ATGCGGCCCGAGACGGGACAGACGGAGCGCGAGTTGGCAGCCGCGGTGCGTGACTGGGCATCGAGCGCGCTTCTCGCGCCGCGGATCGCCGGGGCGGAGCAAGACGGCGCGCTGCCCGCCGACGTCATCAGCGACCTGGGCGAGCTCGGCGTGCTCGGCATGGGCGTGCCTGAACAGAATGGCGGCCTCGGTGCATCCACGGTCGTGTTCGCGCTGGTCCTCGAGGAGCTCGCGGCGGCGTGGCCGTCGCTCGCGGTCGGTGTGTCGGTCAACAGCGGCATCGTCGCGGGCTCGATCGTCCGGTACGGCACGCCCGATCAGCGCGCGCGCTGGCTGCCCCGACTCATCGACGGATCTGGTCTGGGCGCGTTCGCGCTCACGGAGGCCACGAGCGGGAGCGACGCGGCTTCGCTGCGCGCGACCGCACGCCGCGATGGCGACGGTTGGGTCCTGAATGGCAGCAAGCAGTTCATCACCAACGCGAAGTACGCGCCGCTGGTCATCACCTTCGCGCGCGTTGGGGAGGCCGAGGAAGGACGACCTCACTCCGGCATCACCGCCTTCATCGTTCCGACCGATGGGCCCGGCGTGAGCCTTGGTCCATCCGAGCTCAAGATGGGGCTGCTCGCCTCCGACACCAGTGCGCTCGTACTCGAAGACGCTCGCGTGGGCAGCGACGCGGTGCTCGGCGAGATCGGCCGAGGCTTCGGTATCGCCCTCGCGGGACTCGATGGCGGGCGCATCGGGATCGCCGCGCAGTCGATCGGGATCGCGCGTGCGGTGATCGACCGCGCGATCGCCTATGGCCGCGAGCGGCGGCAGTTCGGCACGCCGCTCGTCGAATTCGAAGCGATCCGCTTCTCGCTCGCGCGCGCTCGCACCGACCTCGATGCGGCCCGGATGCTCGCGCTCCGCGCGGCGTGGCTGCGCGACCGTGGGTGCGCGTTCACCCGGGAAGCGTCCATGGCCAAGCTCTACGCCAGCGAAGCGGCGCAGCGGATCACGTACCAGGCGCTGCAGGTCTTCGGGGGCTACGGCTACATGCGCGAGTACGAGGTCGAGCGCTACGCACGTGATGCGCGCGCGACGACGATCTACGAAGGAACGAGCGAAGTACAGCGCATGGTCATCGCCCGATCGCTGGTGGCCGCGTGA
- a CDS encoding electron transfer flavoprotein subunit alpha/FixB family protein, which yields MKILIVAERNDGKLRRVSAEIAAKAKSFGDTEVVEVSGTDRYHPVAHANAVAAHAKSGGADVVLTGATLNGRDLAARVAAKLGWAYAADCTDASAKDGAFEAKRPMYAGKVRATLRVPTPAVLSIRPGAWTLPAGAGDVAVTALTADASAGGRLKFVRFEPTATSSKRVSLSEARVIVSGGRGLKGPENWKMLEDLADALGAATGASRAVTDAGWRPNEEQVGQTGKTVTPDLYIALGISGAIQHLAGMTSSKVIVAVNKDPDADIFKIADYGVVGDLFEFLPAFTEAVKKTKAAA from the coding sequence GTGAAGATCCTGATCGTCGCGGAACGGAACGACGGCAAGCTCCGCCGCGTGAGCGCGGAGATCGCGGCGAAGGCGAAGTCGTTCGGCGACACCGAGGTCGTCGAGGTCAGCGGGACCGACCGCTATCACCCCGTCGCGCACGCGAACGCCGTCGCGGCGCACGCGAAGTCGGGCGGCGCCGACGTGGTGCTGACCGGCGCGACGCTCAACGGACGCGATCTCGCCGCGCGCGTCGCCGCGAAGCTCGGGTGGGCATACGCCGCGGACTGCACCGACGCGTCGGCGAAGGACGGAGCGTTCGAAGCGAAGCGGCCCATGTACGCCGGGAAGGTGCGCGCGACCTTGCGCGTTCCGACGCCGGCGGTGCTGTCGATCCGTCCCGGCGCGTGGACGCTGCCGGCCGGCGCGGGCGACGTCGCGGTGACGGCGCTCACGGCGGACGCCAGCGCAGGGGGGAGGCTGAAGTTCGTGCGGTTCGAGCCGACGGCGACGTCGAGCAAGCGCGTCTCGCTCAGCGAGGCACGCGTGATCGTCTCCGGCGGACGCGGCCTGAAAGGGCCCGAGAACTGGAAGATGCTGGAGGACCTGGCCGACGCGCTCGGCGCCGCGACCGGCGCATCGCGCGCGGTGACCGACGCAGGGTGGCGGCCGAACGAGGAGCAGGTCGGGCAGACGGGGAAGACCGTCACGCCAGACCTGTACATCGCGCTCGGTATCTCAGGCGCGATCCAGCACCTCGCAGGTATGACGTCGAGCAAGGTCATCGTCGCGGTGAACAAGGATCCCGACGCGGATATCTTCAAGATCGCGGACTACGGTGTCGTGGGCGACCTGTTCGAGTTCCTGCCCGCCTTCACGGAGGCCGTGAAGAAGACGAAAGCCGCGGCTTGA
- a CDS encoding electron transfer flavoprotein subunit beta/FixA family protein — translation MKFLVCLKQVPDSTVRVKVAADGRSVATEGITWSISPYDEYAIELALEHKDGDPSTTVSVVTVGPARSRDALRQALAMGCDDATLVTADDKVGGLDVAKALAAIVKDAKPDVVLCGKQASDDDQGLVGPALAEALGWPHVGMLTKIAAGADGVELWREIEGGHEVWTTPLPVVGLVHKSAKEPRYPSLPGIMKAKKKEIPEKDLAALGVTPGAPRAEVVAMEPPQQRGGGKILKADGDVKALAVELARLLHEEAKVL, via the coding sequence ATGAAGTTCCTCGTGTGCCTGAAACAGGTGCCTGACTCGACCGTGCGCGTGAAGGTCGCAGCCGATGGCAGGTCGGTCGCGACCGAGGGCATCACCTGGTCGATCTCGCCGTACGACGAGTACGCGATCGAGCTGGCGCTCGAGCACAAGGACGGTGATCCCTCGACGACGGTGAGCGTCGTCACGGTCGGCCCGGCGCGATCGCGCGATGCCCTGCGGCAGGCGCTCGCGATGGGCTGCGACGACGCCACGCTGGTGACCGCGGACGACAAGGTCGGCGGGCTCGATGTCGCGAAGGCGCTCGCCGCTATCGTGAAGGACGCGAAGCCGGACGTGGTCCTGTGCGGGAAGCAGGCGTCGGACGACGACCAGGGTCTCGTCGGACCCGCGCTCGCCGAGGCGCTCGGCTGGCCACACGTCGGGATGCTCACGAAGATCGCCGCGGGCGCCGACGGCGTCGAGCTATGGCGAGAGATCGAGGGCGGCCACGAGGTGTGGACCACGCCGCTGCCGGTCGTGGGGCTGGTGCATAAGAGCGCGAAGGAGCCGCGCTACCCGAGCCTGCCCGGGATCATGAAGGCGAAGAAGAAGGAGATCCCGGAGAAGGATCTCGCCGCGCTCGGCGTGACGCCGGGCGCGCCGCGGGCCGAGGTCGTGGCGATGGAGCCGCCGCAGCAGCGCGGTGGCGGAAAGATCCTCAAGGCCGACGGCGACGTGAAGGCGCTCGCTGTGGAGCTCGCGCGCCTGCTGCACGAAGAGGCGAAGGTCCTGTGA